In Molothrus aeneus isolate 106 chromosome 4, BPBGC_Maene_1.0, whole genome shotgun sequence, the following are encoded in one genomic region:
- the ALB gene encoding albumin: MKWLTLISFIFFLSSARSRNLQRTARDAEHKSPIAHRFNDLKEETFKAVTMITFAQYLQRCSYDGLSKLVKDVVDLAHKCVANEDAPECSKPLPSVFLDEICQVDKLRDSYGDMADCCGKADPERNQCFLSFKVQHPDFVQPYQRPAADVICNEYKDHRVQLLGNFVYSVARRNPFLHAPAILGLAAEYENALKSCCSESDIGACLDEKAAVIKERAKKIDVQQQHGCRVLDKYGERTFQASKLVRLSQKYPKAPFAELVKMVHDVKDVYKECCDGDMVECVDDWSELVASLCSKQDVFSSKLKPCCELPAVERTKCIMEAEFDDKPDNLPSLVEKYIQDKEVCKSYEANHDAFLSEFVYEYSRRHPELSTQLVMRITKGYETLLDKCCKTDNPAECYGNAQEELNKHIKETEDVVKTNCELFNTHGEADFLKGILVRYTKKMPQVSSETLLEIGKKMTAVGSKCCNLPEHKRMSCSEHYLSIIIEDMCKRQESTPINEQVSQCCNELYSYRRPCFTAMGVDTKYVPPAFDPMMFNFDEKLCTAPPPEREAGQLKMLVNLIKRKPQMTEEQIKTIGGSFTAMVEKCCKQADVEGCLGEEGASLIVQSRAILGIGV, from the exons ATGAAGTGGTTaacattaatttcatttattttcttcctgagctctgccagaTCCAGGAATCTGCAAAGAACTGCACGGGATGCAG AGCACAAGAGCCCGATTGCCCACCGCTTCAACGACCTGAAGGAAGAGACATTTAAGGCAGT TACCATGATCACATTTGCCCAGTACCTGCAGAGATGCTCCTACGATGGACTGTCCAAGCTGGTGAAGGATGTGGTTGACCTGGCACATAAGTGTGTGGCCAACGAGGACGCTCCCGAGTGCTCAAAACCACTG CCCTCTGTTTTCCTGGATGAAATCTGCCAAGTGGACAAGCTCCGTGACTCATACGGTGACATGGCTGACTGCTGTGGTAAAGCTGATCCCGAAAGAAACCAGTGCTTCCTGTCCTTTAAAGTGCAGCACCCAGACTTTGTCCAGCCCTACCAGAGACCAGCTGCTGATGTCATCTGCAACGAGTACAAGGACCACCGcgtgcagctcctgggaaa TTTCGTCTACAGTGTTGCAAGAAGAAACCCCTTCCTGCACGCCCCAGCCATCCTGGGCCTGGCTGCTGAGTATGAAAATGCACTTaaaagctgctgctcagagagtGATATTGGTGCTTGCTTGGATGAAAAG GCAGCTGTCATCAAGGAAAGAGCCAAGAAGATagatgtgcagcagcagcacggaTGCAGGGTCCTCGACAAGTATGGTGAGAGGACTTTCCAAGCAAG TAAACTCGTTCGTTTGAGCCAGAAATACCCCAAGGCTCCCTTTGCAGAGCTGGTTAAGATGGTCCACGATGTGAAGGATGTCTACAAAGAGTGCTGCGATGGGGACATGGTGGAGTGCGTGGATGACTGG TCAGAGCTCGTGGCCTCTCTGTGCTCTAAACAAGATGTTTTCTCAAGTAAACTCAAGCCCTGCTGCgagctgccagctgtggaaaGGACCAAGTGCATCATGGAGGCAGAGTTTGATGACAAACCTGACAACCTTCCTTCACTAGTTGAAAAATACATTCAAGATAAGGAAGTGTGTAAAAGCTATGAGGCAAACCATGATGCATTCCTGTCAGA GTTTGTTTATGAATATTCACGAAGACACCCTGAGCTCTCCACACAGCTGGTTATGAGGATTACCAAGGGATATGAAACACTCCTGGATAAGTGCTGCAAGACAGACAACCCTGCTGAGTGCTACGGGAACGCT CAAGAGGAACTGAACAAGCACATCAAGGAAACCGAGGATGTGGTGAAGACCAACTGTGAGCTGTTCAATACCCACGGCGAGGCAGACTTCCTTAAAGG AATTCTGGTCCGCTACACCAAGAAAATGCCTCAGGTATCAAGTGAGACCTTGCTTGAAATCGGGAAGAAAATGACAGCGGTTGGCAGCAAGTGCTGTAATCTCCCTGAGCACAAACGCATGTCTTGTTCTGAGCACTAC ctgagCATCATCATTGAAGACATGTGCAAGAGGCAGGAGAGCACCCCCATCAATGAGCAGGTTTCCCAGTGCTGCAACGAGCTCTACTCGTACAGGAGGCCATGTTTCACTGCCATGGGCGTAGACACCAAATATGTGCCGCCAGCCTTCGACCCCATGATGTTTAACTTCGATGAGAAGCTGTGCACTGCTCCTCCGCCTGAGCGCGAAGCAGGGCAGCTCAA AATGCTCGTCAACCTCATCAAGCGCAAGCCCCAGATGACAGAAGAACAAATAAAGACAATTGGTGGGAGTTTCACTGCCATGGTGGAAAAGTGCTGCAAGCAGGCAGATGTTGAGGGGTGCCTTGGAGAAGAG GGTGCTTCCCTAATAGTCCAGAGCAGAGCCATATTAGGAATTGGTGTTTAA